Proteins encoded by one window of Cannabis sativa cultivar Pink pepper isolate KNU-18-1 chromosome 4, ASM2916894v1, whole genome shotgun sequence:
- the LOC115714120 gene encoding V-type proton ATPase 16 kDa proteolipid subunit yields MSSTFSGDETAPFFGFLGAAAALVFSCMGAAYGTAKSGVGVASMGVMRPELVMKSIVPVVMAGVLGIYGLIIAVIISTGINPKAKSYYLFDGYAHLSSGLACGLAGLSAGMAIGIVGDAGVRANAQQPKLFVGMILILIFAEALALYGLIVGIILSSRAGQSRAE; encoded by the exons ATGTCTTCTACTTTCAGTGGCGATGAAACTGCTCCCTTCTTCGGCTTTCTCGGCGCCGCAGCTGCCCTAGTCTTCTCAT GTATGGGAGCGGCTTATGGAACAGCGAAGAGTGGAGTGGGTGTGGCTTCCATGGGTGTCATGAGACCTGAACTTGTGATGAAATCGATAGTTCCTGTTGTTATGGCTGGAGTTTTAGGTATTTATGGGTTGATTATTGCTGTTATTATCAGTACTGGAATTAACCCTAAAGCCAAATCCTATTATCTCTTTGATGGTTATGCACATCTATCTTCTGGTCTCGCTTGTGGTCTTGCTGGTCTTTCTGCTGGTATGGCTATTGGTATCGTCGGTGATGCCGGTGTTAG AGCTAATGCACAGCAGCCAAAACTCTTTGTTGGTATGATCCTGATTCTCATCTTTGCTGAAGCTTTGGCTTTGTACGGTCTTATTGTCGGTATCATTCTCTCTTCACGAGCTGGCCAATCGAGAGCAGAATAG